Proteins from one Piscinibacter lacus genomic window:
- a CDS encoding type I restriction-modification system subunit M produces MFEQTFKNIDDILHKDAGCTSELDYTEQSSWLLFLKYLDALEADKASEAALEGKPYRYIIEPTYRWETWAAPKGLDGKLDHNAALTGDDLRDFVNAKLFPYLAGFKQRASGPNTIEYKIGEVFGEIKNKIQSGYNLRDVIEHVDELRFGAQAEKHELSHLYEAKIKNMGNAGRNGGEYYTPRPLIRAMIQVIKPRIGERIYDGACGSAGFLCEAFEYLSSQPGLTTADLKTLQTGTFYGKEKKSLAYVIAIMNMILHGIEAPNVIHANTLAENIADIQDKDRFDVILANPPFGGKERKEVQQNFPIKTGETAFLFLQHFIKTLKAGGRAAIVIKNTFLSNTDNASTSLRKLLLESCNLHTILDCPGGTFQGAGVKTVVLFFEKGTKTRSVWYYQLDPGRSLGKTTALNDADLVEFVELQKTFAASPKSWTLDTASIDTSTYDLSVKNPNGGEVVTLRTPQEILDEIAALDAESAEALATIRELVA; encoded by the coding sequence ATGTTCGAGCAGACCTTCAAGAACATCGACGACATCCTGCACAAAGACGCAGGCTGCACCAGCGAGCTTGACTACACCGAGCAATCGTCCTGGCTGCTGTTCCTGAAGTACCTTGACGCGCTCGAAGCCGACAAGGCATCGGAAGCCGCGCTCGAAGGCAAGCCCTACCGCTACATCATCGAACCGACCTACCGCTGGGAGACCTGGGCCGCGCCCAAGGGGCTGGACGGCAAGCTCGACCACAACGCGGCCCTCACGGGCGACGACCTGCGCGATTTCGTTAACGCGAAGCTCTTCCCGTACCTGGCCGGCTTCAAGCAACGCGCCAGCGGCCCCAACACCATCGAATACAAGATCGGTGAGGTCTTCGGCGAGATCAAGAACAAGATCCAGAGCGGCTACAACCTGCGCGATGTGATCGAGCACGTCGACGAGCTGCGCTTCGGCGCCCAGGCCGAGAAGCACGAGCTCTCGCACCTGTACGAAGCCAAGATCAAGAACATGGGCAACGCCGGCCGCAACGGCGGCGAGTACTACACGCCCCGGCCGCTCATCCGCGCCATGATCCAGGTGATCAAGCCCCGCATCGGCGAGCGCATCTACGACGGCGCCTGCGGCTCCGCCGGCTTCCTGTGCGAGGCTTTCGAGTACCTCTCAAGCCAGCCGGGCCTGACCACGGCCGACCTCAAGACCCTGCAGACGGGCACCTTCTACGGCAAGGAGAAGAAGAGCCTGGCCTACGTGATCGCGATCATGAACATGATCCTGCACGGCATCGAGGCCCCGAACGTCATCCACGCCAACACGCTGGCGGAGAACATCGCCGACATCCAGGACAAGGACCGCTTCGACGTCATCCTGGCCAACCCGCCTTTCGGCGGCAAGGAGCGCAAGGAGGTCCAGCAGAACTTCCCCATCAAGACCGGCGAGACCGCCTTCCTGTTCCTGCAGCATTTCATCAAGACGCTGAAGGCCGGGGGCAGGGCAGCGATCGTCATCAAGAACACGTTCCTGTCGAACACCGACAACGCCTCGACCAGCCTGCGCAAGCTGCTGCTGGAGAGCTGCAACCTGCACACCATCCTCGACTGCCCCGGCGGCACCTTCCAAGGCGCCGGCGTGAAGACTGTCGTGCTGTTCTTCGAGAAGGGCACCAAGACCCGAAGCGTGTGGTACTACCAGCTCGACCCGGGCCGAAGTCTGGGCAAGACCACGGCGCTGAACGACGCCGACCTGGTGGAGTTCGTCGAGCTGCAGAAGACCTTCGCGGCTTCGCCCAAGAGCTGGACGCTGGACACGGCCAGCATCGACACCAGCACCTACGACCTGTCGGTCAAGAACCCGAACGGCGGTGAAGTGGTCACGCTGCGCACCCCCCAGGAGATCCTCGACGAGATCGCCGCGCTCGACGCCGAGAGCGCCGAGGCCCTGGCCACGATCCGGGAGCTGGTGGCGTGA